A section of the Campylobacter lanienae NCTC 13004 genome encodes:
- a CDS encoding N-acetyl sugar amidotransferase, giving the protein MKYCKNCLQPDTRPGVVFIDGICGACRWDKESKIIDWKQRENELKDIAQNAKSKAKGAYDCVVGVSGGKDSTFQAFYARDVLGLRVLLVNHEPMEITPIGRANFENLKNHGFETISINPNRHIAKKLMKKAFWEYLNPTKPIEYTLYASAYIIADMFNIPMILQGENAALTLGANKGLQDNSGNALNIVQSNTLKDDPLSIYMDEEIELKDLFLYKVPVKELMQKDITAVWLNYYTDKWSTGHNAKFSMARGLRIYPKDINPYDLGTYRRCSQLDAYTTIVNQYFKYVKFGFGQCADHVGYDLRKGNITKDEAKFLLRELDGKYGDFYMDKMSSYLDLSKDEILAHANKFRGDMFELDENGDYTLKDPIWEIEPIKGL; this is encoded by the coding sequence ATGAAGTATTGCAAAAATTGTTTGCAGCCAGATACTCGTCCGGGGGTAGTTTTTATAGATGGAATTTGTGGTGCTTGCAGATGGGACAAAGAGTCTAAAATAATTGATTGGAAGCAAAGAGAAAATGAGTTAAAGGATATAGCTCAAAATGCCAAATCCAAAGCCAAGGGCGCTTATGATTGCGTAGTTGGTGTAAGTGGTGGCAAGGACTCTACATTTCAAGCTTTTTATGCTAGGGATGTGCTTGGACTTCGTGTTTTGTTAGTTAATCACGAACCAATGGAGATAACGCCTATTGGTAGGGCTAATTTTGAAAATTTAAAAAATCATGGATTTGAGACAATATCTATAAATCCAAATCGCCATATAGCCAAAAAATTGATGAAAAAGGCCTTTTGGGAGTATCTAAATCCCACAAAACCGATTGAATACACCCTATACGCATCAGCTTATATAATTGCTGATATGTTTAATATCCCTATGATTTTACAAGGCGAAAATGCCGCCTTAACCTTAGGAGCCAATAAAGGCCTTCAAGATAATAGCGGAAATGCCTTAAATATCGTCCAATCCAACACCTTAAAAGATGACCCACTATCTATATATATGGATGAAGAGATAGAGTTAAAAGATCTATTTTTATACAAAGTTCCAGTAAAAGAGCTAATGCAAAAAGATATAACCGCAGTGTGGCTAAACTACTACACAGACAAATGGAGCACCGGCCACAACGCTAAATTCTCAATGGCAAGAGGCCTTAGAATATATCCAAAAGATATAAATCCATATGATCTAGGCACATATAGAAGATGCTCTCAACTTGATGCTTATACAACTATTGTAAATCAATATTTCAAATATGTTAAATTTGGCTTTGGTCAATGCGCTGACCATGTAGGATATGATCTAAGAAAAGGCAATATCACTAAAGATGAAGCTAAATTTTTACTTCGTGAATTAGATGGGAAATATGGTGATTTTTATATGGATAAGATGAGCTCATATCTAGACCTTAGCAAAGATGAGATTTTAGCTCACGCTAATAAATTTAGGGGCGATATGTTTGAGCTTGATGAAAATGGAGATTATACGCTAAAAGACCCTATCTGGGAGATAGAGCCTATAAAGGGCTTATAA
- a CDS encoding M20/M25/M40 family metallo-hydrolase — MRILDKFEKICAIEHCSFDALKLRDYLVEFAKSYGYSVEIDEFDNVYAFKGKPQICLQSHYDMVCVGQAPKIELIYDGDILRAKNSSLGADNGIGVAIMMEMMSKFNNLEVIFSANEEVGLIGANGFNKKIISNQLLNLDSEDEDGVFIGCAAGELIKAKISKTKKSVKSNLYELNISGLPGGHSGIEIIKDLPNSIKIMAEFIAKNGGKIVNFSGGERNNSIPVNAKALITCDNIVYSDERVSVKYLGNCDCEVISESQNILDFINSFSQGVRSYNESLNIVNDSINLSIINDNEDSIEIEFFARSMSQHGLERLKFETSTLARLAGFGVSFFERSDAWTPDIGEFANLVLNFMQKYNPKVKFQAVHAGLECGVFVAKQKGLQAASIGPNIHSPHSINEHLELKSLDKIAKAISDIVAYYQD; from the coding sequence ATGAGGATATTAGATAAATTTGAAAAAATTTGCGCAATTGAGCATTGTAGTTTTGATGCTTTGAAGCTTAGAGATTATTTGGTTGAGTTTGCAAAAAGCTATGGATATAGCGTTGAAATTGATGAATTTGATAATGTCTATGCCTTTAAAGGCAAGCCACAAATTTGCCTTCAATCGCACTATGATATGGTATGCGTGGGTCAAGCACCTAAAATCGAGCTAATATATGATGGCGATATCTTGCGTGCGAAAAACTCTAGCTTGGGCGCTGATAATGGGATTGGTGTCGCAATTATGATGGAGATGATGAGTAAATTTAATAATCTTGAAGTGATATTTAGCGCTAATGAAGAAGTAGGCCTAATCGGTGCTAATGGCTTTAATAAAAAGATTATAAGTAATCAGCTTTTGAATTTAGATAGCGAAGATGAAGATGGAGTATTTATAGGTTGTGCTGCCGGTGAGTTAATCAAAGCTAAGATATCAAAAACCAAAAAATCAGTAAAATCAAATTTATATGAGCTTAATATCAGCGGTCTGCCTGGCGGACATAGTGGGATAGAGATTATCAAAGATCTTCCAAATTCCATAAAAATTATGGCTGAGTTTATAGCCAAAAATGGTGGTAAAATAGTCAATTTCAGCGGTGGCGAGAGAAACAACTCTATCCCTGTAAATGCCAAAGCGTTAATCACTTGTGATAATATAGTTTATAGTGATGAGAGAGTTAGCGTAAAATATCTTGGAAATTGCGATTGTGAGGTGATTAGTGAGAGTCAAAATATACTAGATTTTATAAATAGCTTTTCTCAAGGTGTTAGGAGCTATAATGAGAGCCTTAATATTGTAAATGATAGTATAAATTTATCCATAATAAACGATAATGAAGATAGCATTGAGATTGAGTTTTTCGCACGCTCAATGAGCCAACATGGGCTAGAGAGATTGAAATTTGAGACTTCAACATTAGCTAGGCTTGCTGGGTTTGGTGTGAGCTTTTTTGAAAGAAGTGATGCTTGGACGCCTGATATAGGTGAGTTTGCGAATTTGGTATTAAATTTTATGCAAAAATATAACCCAAAAGTTAAATTTCAAGCTGTTCATGCTGGGCTTGAGTGTGGAGTATTTGTAGCTAAGCAAAAGGGCTTACAAGCCGCATCGATTGGCCCAAATATCCACTCACCACACAGCATAAATGAGCATTTAGAGCTAAAATCCTTAGATAAAATAGCAAAAGCAATAAGCGATATAGTCGCTTATTATCAAGATTAA
- the hpf gene encoding ribosome hibernation-promoting factor, HPF/YfiA family, with translation MNTSIVGRQFELTESIKNYCDSAFEALSKYGLDIISIKAIISADERHGKKGFDVEFAINLAKKDTIVIRQKDKDLYAAIDLALDRASKVLRRHHDKLVTHKNSDDIKDSINTIDKEIIEGADEIVPTELELYKPMEVEEALNKLKDSGAQFYVFNDMDAKMRVIYKRNDGKFGLY, from the coding sequence ATGAATACAAGTATCGTAGGCAGACAATTTGAGCTAACTGAATCTATCAAAAACTATTGCGATAGCGCTTTTGAAGCACTTAGCAAATATGGCTTAGATATCATATCTATTAAAGCTATAATTTCAGCAGATGAAAGGCATGGCAAAAAGGGTTTTGATGTGGAATTTGCTATAAATTTAGCCAAAAAAGACACAATAGTAATCCGCCAAAAAGACAAAGATCTATACGCTGCGATTGATCTAGCGCTTGATAGAGCTAGCAAAGTTCTTCGCAGACATCATGATAAGCTAGTCACACACAAAAATAGCGATGATATAAAAGATAGCATAAATACAATAGATAAAGAGATCATAGAAGGAGCTGATGAGATCGTCCCTACTGAGCTTGAGCTATATAAACCTATGGAAGTTGAAGAGGCTCTAAATAAGCTTAAAGATAGCGGAGCGCAATTTTATGTATTTAACGATATGGATGCTAAAATGCGTGTGATATATAAAAGAAATGATGGAAAATTTGGATTATATTAA
- a CDS encoding prepilin-type N-terminal cleavage/methylation domain-containing protein: MKRAFSLIEMIIAIIVGAIIISVIIQIYSALHNNYLKTSSIARLESISINTMLIIENYLHQSIKESISIRDNNQILPLQSSLNQNEFIWLNQSIESRQNSNSKFNWSGFVDINSINISQDTITLLSPLSNYNAKSKDAILNNLKFSNEDMRVIFKGDDSIYQNLYQISNSNGENLVIKRENKPIFISEIYYLSHNLISLKLENNTLRLNEFSPNNLNSPIRSNILAQNVSSFNIRQNGSNIIFRLCIFDDISTFCKSSSL, from the coding sequence ATGAAAAGAGCATTTAGCCTAATCGAGATGATAATCGCTATCATAGTTGGAGCGATTATAATAAGCGTAATAATACAGATTTATAGCGCCCTACATAATAACTATCTCAAAACTTCATCCATAGCAAGATTAGAATCGATCTCTATAAACACAATGCTAATTATAGAAAACTACCTTCACCAAAGCATCAAAGAGTCAATATCTATAAGGGATAATAACCAAATTCTACCACTCCAATCTAGCCTAAACCAAAATGAGTTTATATGGCTTAATCAAAGTATAGAGAGTCGCCAAAATAGCAATAGCAAATTTAATTGGAGTGGCTTTGTAGATATAAATAGCATAAATATCAGCCAAGATACCATCACCCTACTCTCGCCACTTAGTAATTATAACGCCAAATCAAAAGATGCTATTTTAAATAATCTTAAATTTAGCAATGAAGATATGAGAGTTATATTTAAAGGAGATGATAGTATATACCAAAATTTATATCAAATTTCAAATTCCAATGGCGAAAATTTGGTTATCAAAAGAGAGAATAAACCAATTTTCATAAGCGAAATTTACTATCTAAGCCACAATCTAATATCGCTAAAATTAGAAAATAACACCCTAAGATTAAATGAATTTAGCCCAAATAATCTAAATTCGCCCATCAGAAGCAATATCTTAGCTCAAAATGTCAGCTCATTTAATATCAGACAAAATGGATCAAATATCATATTTAGACTATGTATATTTGATGATATAAGCACATTTTGTAAAAGTAGTAGCCTATGA
- a CDS encoding IS607-like element ISChh1 family transposase: MNKLLSIGQASKALGVTIQTLRNWDKKGLLKPDDMTKGGERRYKLETLKAINKNLVFNKDSLKTIAYARVSSHDQKDDLIRQVQVLELYCSKQGFNYEVIQDLGSGMNYYKKGLTKLLNQILDGKVKRLVLTHKDRLLRFGAELVFAICEAKEVEVIIINKGEESVKFEEELAKDVLEIITVFSARLYGSRSKKNKKLLDEMQEVVVENVSK; this comes from the coding sequence ATGAATAAATTATTATCAATCGGTCAAGCTAGTAAAGCTCTTGGTGTTACTATCCAAACTCTTAGAAATTGGGATAAAAAAGGCTTATTAAAACCTGATGATATGACTAAGGGTGGAGAGCGTAGGTATAAGCTAGAAACATTAAAAGCTATAAATAAAAACCTAGTTTTTAATAAAGATAGCTTAAAAACTATTGCTTATGCTCGTGTTTCTAGCCACGACCAAAAAGATGATTTAATAAGGCAAGTTCAAGTCTTAGAGCTATATTGTTCTAAACAAGGCTTTAATTATGAAGTTATACAAGATTTAGGCTCTGGTATGAATTATTATAAAAAAGGCTTAACTAAATTGCTAAATCAAATTCTAGATGGCAAAGTAAAAAGATTAGTTTTAACTCACAAAGACAGACTTTTACGCTTTGGTGCTGAGCTAGTATTTGCTATATGTGAAGCCAAAGAAGTAGAAGTAATAATAATAAATAAAGGCGAAGAAAGCGTAAAATTTGAAGAAGAATTAGCCAAAGATGTGTTGGAAATAATCACAGTATTTTCAGCTAGACTTTATGGCTCACGCTCAAAGAAAAATAAAAAACTTTTAGATGAAATGCAAGAAGTGGTGGTAGAAAATGTCAGCAAATAA
- the lon gene encoding endopeptidase La: MSLVNLPIIVEDELFLYPFMITPIFLSDEQNIKALDLAIKNSTPVMIVCSKPSREGERDFNSIYEYGVIGNVMRRVAMPDGRVKILFQGLDRGRLITPIEADPLFAEVESLNLDEYDPDRIKASLSVLKESVKNLSLLNHFFPPDLLRTIDDSNEANRVCDLVCSALHLKKDVAYKFFIETNLEKKILDIIEYLNRQIETNKLQKEIKTKVSSKIDRANKEYFLKEQLKEIQRELGVDLDKEAQITQYRDRLQSKRKFMSEDAYKEIDKNISKLSKMHTDSAESSMTSSYLDWALDLPFGSFSTKNLTVKDVQKELDKDHFGLEKPKSRIVEYFGLKELLHHRGVEDNSGAILCFVGPPGIGKTSLANSISNALKRELVRIALGGLEDVNELRGHRRTYIGAMPGRIVQGLIEAKSMNPVVVLDEIDKVARSYKGDPTAVLLEILDPEQNSKFRDYYLNFHIDLSKIIFIATANDASMIPAPLRDRMEFIWLNSYTPQEKFEIAKRYLWPSELKKHGLKNSEISIKKDALNLLISDYTRESGVRNLRHKIADIMRKSALEILNNDREKISITTKNLENYLDKKVFEIEIVSNKNEIGIANGLAWTAVGGDVLKIEAIKIKGKGVMQITGQLGDVMKESATIAFSLVKSLIDRGEIKIPSNLIQKDDEGKEKAVYDSYDLHIHVPEGATPKDGPSAGITMTTVIASILSDTPIYSDVAMTGEITLSGKVLPIGGLKEKLIAAYKAGVKKAIIPRKNYDRDLKDIPEQVVENMEIIPVDTILDVLKIALVK, encoded by the coding sequence ATGAGTTTAGTAAATTTACCTATTATAGTTGAAGATGAGCTGTTTTTATACCCATTTATGATAACGCCGATATTTTTAAGCGATGAGCAAAATATCAAAGCACTTGATCTAGCTATAAAAAATTCAACCCCAGTAATGATAGTCTGCTCCAAACCATCAAGAGAGGGCGAGAGAGATTTTAACTCTATATATGAGTATGGAGTTATAGGTAATGTGATGAGAAGAGTGGCTATGCCAGATGGAAGAGTTAAGATACTATTTCAAGGCTTAGATAGAGGAAGATTGATAACGCCGATAGAAGCTGATCCATTGTTTGCTGAGGTAGAGAGTCTAAATTTAGATGAGTATGATCCAGATAGAATTAAGGCTAGTCTAAGTGTATTAAAAGAGAGCGTTAAAAATTTGAGCCTATTAAACCACTTTTTCCCGCCAGATCTACTTCGAACTATTGATGATAGTAATGAAGCAAATAGAGTGTGCGATCTTGTTTGTAGTGCTTTGCATCTCAAAAAAGATGTTGCGTATAAGTTTTTTATAGAGACAAATTTAGAAAAAAAGATTTTAGATATTATAGAGTATTTAAATAGACAGATAGAGACAAACAAACTTCAAAAAGAGATAAAAACCAAAGTAAGCTCTAAAATTGATAGAGCCAATAAAGAGTATTTTTTAAAAGAGCAATTAAAGGAGATCCAGCGTGAATTAGGCGTGGATTTAGATAAAGAAGCACAGATCACGCAGTATAGAGATAGACTTCAAAGCAAACGAAAATTTATGAGCGAAGATGCCTATAAAGAGATAGATAAAAATATATCTAAACTTAGCAAAATGCACACAGATAGCGCAGAGTCTAGTATGACTAGTAGCTATTTAGATTGGGCGCTTGATTTGCCATTTGGTAGTTTTAGTACGAAAAATTTAACAGTCAAAGATGTCCAAAAAGAGCTTGATAAAGATCACTTTGGATTAGAAAAGCCAAAGAGCAGAATAGTAGAGTATTTTGGGCTTAAAGAGCTTTTACACCATCGAGGTGTTGAGGATAATAGCGGTGCGATTTTGTGTTTTGTAGGGCCTCCAGGAATTGGCAAAACTAGCTTAGCAAACTCAATCTCTAATGCCTTAAAGCGTGAGCTTGTGCGTATAGCACTTGGTGGATTAGAAGATGTGAATGAGCTAAGGGGGCATCGTCGTACATACATAGGAGCTATGCCAGGGCGGATTGTCCAAGGATTGATCGAGGCTAAGAGTATGAATCCGGTTGTGGTTTTAGATGAGATTGATAAGGTTGCTAGATCTTATAAAGGCGATCCGACTGCTGTATTATTAGAGATTTTAGATCCAGAGCAAAATAGCAAATTTCGTGATTACTATCTAAATTTTCATATAGATTTAAGTAAAATAATATTTATCGCTACGGCAAATGACGCTAGTATGATACCAGCACCACTTCGTGATAGGATGGAATTTATTTGGTTAAATAGCTACACACCTCAAGAGAAATTCGAGATCGCAAAGCGATACCTATGGCCAAGTGAGCTTAAAAAACATGGGCTTAAAAATAGCGAAATATCCATTAAAAAAGATGCTTTAAATTTGCTAATTAGCGACTATACTAGAGAGAGTGGTGTAAGAAATTTAAGGCATAAAATAGCTGATATAATGCGAAAATCTGCTTTAGAGATTTTAAATAACGACAGAGAAAAAATCTCAATAACAACAAAAAATCTAGAAAATTACCTAGATAAAAAGGTCTTTGAAATAGAGATTGTAAGCAATAAAAATGAGATTGGCATAGCAAATGGTCTAGCTTGGACTGCCGTAGGTGGCGATGTCTTAAAGATAGAAGCTATAAAGATTAAAGGCAAAGGCGTGATGCAAATCACCGGTCAATTAGGTGATGTGATGAAGGAGTCAGCGACAATTGCTTTTAGCTTGGTTAAGAGCTTGATTGATAGAGGCGAGATTAAAATTCCATCAAATTTGATCCAAAAAGATGATGAAGGCAAAGAAAAAGCCGTATATGATAGCTATGATTTACATATCCATGTGCCAGAAGGCGCCACACCAAAAGATGGCCCAAGTGCGGGTATCACTATGACAACAGTAATTGCCTCTATATTAAGCGATACGCCGATATATAGCGATGTAGCGATGACTGGTGAGATAACTCTAAGCGGAAAGGTTTTGCCAATAGGTGGATTAAAAGAGAAGCTAATCGCAGCCTATAAAGCCGGGGTTAAAAAGGCGATAATACCACGCAAAAACTATGATAGAGATCTAAAAGATATCCCAGAGCAAGTGGTAGAAAATATGGAGATTATACCAGTTGATACTATCTTGGATGTGCTAAAAATAGCTTTAGTAAAGTAA
- the fliW gene encoding flagellar assembly protein FliW, translating into MKYSVKNPIPGFENIKEVEITKIDDFFVKMQDVDSKTSFTMINPYALRPDYEFDIPTPYKNLLQIDDNSKLELYAIVAISSPIEESTVNFLAPVLCNTTAATLAQIVLDNRYYPNFGQAEKISAYVQKQ; encoded by the coding sequence GTGAAATATTCTGTGAAAAATCCTATTCCTGGTTTTGAAAATATCAAAGAAGTTGAGATAACTAAAATTGATGATTTTTTTGTTAAAATGCAAGATGTAGATAGTAAAACATCTTTTACTATGATTAATCCATATGCGCTTCGCCCTGATTATGAGTTTGATATCCCAACTCCATACAAAAATCTACTTCAAATAGATGATAACTCTAAATTAGAGCTTTATGCGATTGTCGCTATCAGCAGTCCTATCGAAGAATCTACTGTGAATTTCTTAGCACCAGTACTTTGCAACACAACTGCTGCTACGCTAGCGCAAATTGTCTTAGACAATCGCTACTATCCAAATTTCGGTCAAGCAGAAAAAATCAGCGCTTATGTCCAAAAACAATAA
- a CDS encoding RNA-guided endonuclease InsQ/TnpB family protein has translation MSANNNELISISHKIELKPNNKAKTHFKKAFGCARLAYNWGLAKWQEYYKQGIKVTHLDLKKEFNAIKKEQFPFVYEVSKYATQQPFLNLNLAFQKFFRDLKQGKVSYPKFKKKKDNFGSYYIGGDQAIIKDEKYLKVPNLGLVKMKEKLRFNGKINSFTISQSADKFFVSFSMQISKDEYLKTHNKAKNNNLALSIDVGLKSFLSLSNGLEIKAPKPLAKFNRLMIKRARQLSKKQHAKTKQEALQGIKKSSNYLKASIKLNKLHRKIANIRSDFLHKLTSSLVANAKYFCLEDLNVKGMMSNHRLAKSISDVSFYEFKRQLEYKSSYNDKEIYQVDRFYPSSKLCSNCGTIKENLALKDRVYICDECGISIDRDYNASLNLLSQLKQKIGKVLAEFTPADLTALLDDLAINQIATSKVETGIQQKSYL, from the coding sequence ATGTCAGCAAATAATAATGAGCTTATTAGCATTTCTCATAAGATAGAGTTAAAGCCAAATAATAAAGCTAAAACTCATTTTAAAAAAGCCTTTGGTTGTGCTAGACTTGCTTATAATTGGGGACTTGCAAAATGGCAAGAATACTACAAGCAAGGCATTAAAGTAACACATTTAGATTTAAAAAAGGAATTTAATGCCATTAAAAAAGAACAATTCCCCTTTGTGTATGAAGTAAGTAAATATGCTACGCAACAGCCTTTTTTAAATCTAAATCTAGCATTTCAAAAATTTTTTAGAGATTTAAAACAAGGTAAAGTAAGCTATCCAAAATTTAAGAAAAAGAAAGATAATTTCGGCTCTTATTACATAGGTGGAGACCAAGCAATAATCAAAGATGAAAAATATCTAAAAGTGCCAAATTTAGGACTTGTAAAAATGAAAGAGAAATTGAGATTTAATGGTAAAATCAATTCTTTTACTATTTCTCAAAGTGCTGATAAATTCTTTGTTTCTTTTAGTATGCAAATTAGTAAAGATGAGTATCTAAAAACTCATAATAAAGCTAAAAATAATAATCTAGCACTTAGCATAGATGTAGGCTTAAAATCGTTTTTAAGTTTATCTAATGGCTTAGAGATAAAAGCACCTAAACCATTAGCTAAGTTTAATCGTTTAATGATAAAAAGAGCTAGACAGCTAAGCAAAAAGCAACACGCAAAAACCAAGCAAGAAGCATTACAAGGCATTAAAAAATCTAGCAATTATCTAAAAGCAAGTATTAAGCTAAATAAATTGCATCGTAAAATAGCAAATATAAGAAGTGATTTTTTACACAAGCTTACTTCTAGCTTGGTAGCAAATGCTAAATATTTTTGCTTAGAGGATTTAAATGTAAAAGGGATGATGAGTAATCATAGACTTGCTAAATCTATAAGCGATGTAAGTTTTTATGAGTTTAAAAGGCAACTAGAATATAAATCTAGCTACAACGATAAAGAAATCTATCAAGTAGATAGATTTTATCCTAGTTCTAAATTATGCTCTAATTGTGGAACTATAAAAGAAAATTTAGCTCTAAAAGATAGAGTTTATATTTGCGATGAATGTGGAATTAGCATTGATAGAGACTACAATGCTAGTCTTAATTTGCTTTCACAATTAAAGCAAAAAATAGGCAAAGTTCTTGCCGAATTTACGCCTGCGGACTTGACAGCTCTGCTAGATGATTTAGCAATAAATCAAATAGCAACTAGCAAGGTTGAAACAGGAATACAACAAAAATCCTATTTATAG
- a CDS encoding catalase, with protein MSKELNTASGNPISSNQFSITAGARGPVLLQDYQLIEKLAFQNRERIPERTVHAKGSGAYGELEITEDISKYTKANVLQKGNKTKLFIRFSTVAGEAGAADAERDVRGFAIKFYTKEGNWDLVGNNTPTFFIKDGMKFPDFIHSQKRDPKTHLRSNNAAWDFWSLNPETMHQVMILMSDRGIPASYRHMHGFGSHTYSLINDKGERFWVKFHFKTRQGIKNLTNKEATELIGKCRESHQRDLYEAIDKGDFPKWDFKIQIMSEEQANNAKFNPFDLTKIWPHADYPLIPVGVMTLNKNPENYFNEVEQAAFSPSNIVPGIGYSPDRMLQARIFSYPDAQRYRIGVHYQQLAVNKPIVEVNNYYVGGAMNNGSYKQEPHAYYEPNSFGGPVESAKFAEPDLAIGDIAQRFSHREYYADYYTDARALYKILPADEKDRLYSNIAASMEGVKDEIIQRAISHFEQIDPEYAKGVKAALAK; from the coding sequence ATGTCAAAAGAGTTAAATACAGCTAGTGGAAATCCGATTAGCTCAAATCAATTTAGCATAACAGCTGGTGCTAGGGGGCCTGTTTTACTTCAAGATTATCAATTGATTGAAAAACTTGCTTTTCAAAATAGAGAGAGAATCCCAGAAAGAACCGTCCATGCCAAAGGTAGTGGTGCTTATGGCGAATTAGAGATAACAGAAGATATCAGTAAATATACAAAGGCAAATGTCTTACAAAAAGGCAATAAAACTAAGCTATTTATAAGATTTTCAACCGTTGCAGGTGAGGCCGGTGCTGCTGATGCTGAAAGAGATGTGCGTGGATTTGCTATCAAATTTTATACAAAAGAGGGCAACTGGGATCTAGTAGGAAACAACACACCGACATTTTTTATAAAAGATGGTATGAAATTTCCAGATTTTATCCACTCACAAAAAAGAGATCCAAAAACTCATCTAAGATCAAATAACGCAGCGTGGGATTTTTGGAGTTTAAATCCTGAGACAATGCATCAAGTAATGATCCTTATGAGTGATCGTGGAATTCCAGCTAGCTACCGCCATATGCATGGATTTGGCTCTCATACTTATAGTCTTATAAATGATAAAGGTGAGAGATTTTGGGTTAAATTTCACTTCAAAACTCGCCAAGGTATCAAAAATCTAACAAACAAAGAAGCTACTGAGCTTATCGGTAAATGCCGTGAGAGCCACCAAAGAGATCTATATGAAGCGATTGATAAAGGCGATTTTCCTAAATGGGATTTTAAAATTCAAATTATGAGCGAAGAACAAGCAAATAATGCTAAATTCAACCCATTTGACCTAACCAAAATTTGGCCACACGCTGATTATCCGCTAATACCAGTTGGCGTGATGACCTTAAATAAAAATCCTGAAAATTACTTTAACGAAGTAGAGCAAGCAGCATTTAGCCCAAGCAATATAGTCCCAGGTATCGGATATAGTCCAGATAGAATGCTACAAGCTAGAATTTTTAGCTATCCAGATGCTCAAAGATATAGAATAGGTGTGCATTATCAACAATTAGCAGTCAATAAACCAATCGTAGAAGTCAATAACTACTATGTTGGTGGTGCTATGAATAATGGCAGCTACAAACAAGAGCCACACGCTTATTATGAGCCAAATAGCTTTGGTGGGCCAGTAGAGAGTGCTAAATTTGCTGAGCCAGATCTAGCTATTGGTGATATAGCGCAAAGATTTAGCCATAGAGAGTATTATGCTGATTACTACACAGATGCAAGAGCCTTATACAAGATACTTCCGGCTGATGAAAAAGATAGATTATACTCTAATATCGCAGCGAGTATGGAAGGGGTCAAAGATGAGATAATCCAAAGAGCGATTTCTCACTTCGAACAGATAGACCCAGAATACGCAAAAGGCGTTAAAGCAGCTTTGGCTAAATGA
- a CDS encoding outer membrane protein assembly factor BamD, with protein MRINLKSAIFILSLSILVGCGAKKDDELYNLTPDQWYQQILNDIKDADLETANSHYISFASEHVASPYLEQVLIILANAHVDEEEYKMANFYLDEYIKKYGTKESIEYIQYLKIKANFDSFSKPNRNQKLVKDSILQIDEFLKNYPNTQYRPLIETMLVKFKLAEYYLDSDIYELYNKLDRTDSAAIYQDKIDNSPLNDINSTKAKLPWYMTPFE; from the coding sequence ATGAGGATAAATCTTAAATCTGCTATTTTTATTCTATCTTTGAGTATATTAGTAGGTTGTGGTGCTAAAAAAGATGATGAACTATATAATCTCACACCAGATCAATGGTATCAACAAATTTTAAATGATATTAAAGATGCTGATTTAGAAACAGCGAATTCTCACTATATATCATTTGCTAGTGAGCATGTGGCTAGTCCATATTTAGAACAAGTTTTGATAATCTTGGCTAATGCTCATGTAGATGAAGAGGAGTATAAAATGGCGAATTTTTATTTAGATGAATATATCAAAAAATATGGCACAAAAGAGAGTATAGAGTATATCCAATATCTTAAAATTAAAGCCAATTTCGACTCATTTTCTAAACCAAATCGCAATCAAAAATTGGTTAAAGATAGTATTTTACAGATAGATGAATTTTTAAAAAATTATCCAAATACGCAATATAGACCGCTTATAGAGACTATGTTAGTTAAATTTAAATTAGCCGAGTATTATCTAGATAGTGATATTTATGAGCTTTATAATAAGCTTGATAGAACAGATTCAGCTGCGATATATCAAGATAAGATAGATAATTCGCCATTAAATGATATTAACTCTACTAAGGCGAAATTGCCTTGGTATATGACTCCATTTGAGTAG